tatatcatatccgaagggtgtcccggaatgatggggatattcttatatatgcatcttgttaatgtcggttaccaggtgttcaccatatgaatgatttttatctctatgtatggggtgtgtattgaaatatgaaatcttgtggtctattattatgatttgatatatataggttaaacctataactcaccaacatttttgttgacgttttaagcatgtttattctcaggtgattattaagagcttccgctgtcgcatacttaaataaggacgagatttggagtccatgcttgtatgatattgtgtaaaaactgcattcaagaaacttattttgttgtaacatatttgtattgtaaaccattatgtaatggtcgtgtgtaaacaggatattttagattatcattatttgataatctacgtaaagctttttaaacctttattgatgaaataaaggttatggtttgttttaaaatgaatgcagtctttgaaaaacgtctcatatagaggtcaaaacctcgcaacgaaatcaattaatatggaacgtttttaatcaataagaacgggacatttcagttaacggcactcgaaacgaaccacgcgcgaacgagcttttacacaaaacgagcccgagacccgagcccgagaccacatggccatgacctcatacctcatcatccttggtcccatgagtagccaatgcatgttgactattagtttaggcacatgtttgttgactattggtttttaggcccatgtttgttgacttttgattttaggcactaaataactagttagataatcctctcattccatcctaactatgaaaaatgcagctcattcctcTTCCCTCTCTTTttcttcacatcaaacacacacacacacaaatcaaccatcaaacttgcttgtttgctcttactcatttgatcaatcttgctccgatcgtcgttctctacgcgtgcgtatcattaattttgtgatcaaaggtataattacataaaccctaatctttaaaatctgatttttgttaaattttcatggattaggttgtctattgctcaagtcttgatgtttgatgattactagatgcgataaattgctcgttttgattgattaatgcgaaaaccggattgtttattgcatgtacagtaaattttgactttttaaatgtatgatgttatgtgatattcagaatccttgcgaaaaactattgattttaggctttggattcgcttaatttcgtttccggatgatcaagttatgtccatttgaaattaacgttgtgtttttgttgtgtaatccgaaatctgggtttgatagaccacgaattggattgtgaaattaataccactggataggtaatttaaaaacacacaatttacactaggatgtcatgtcgtttacttatgtataacctgagatatgctcgatttagtgaaaaagttgatttatacagcacttgcatgaaaacagccttgtatgataaaatgtgttaacttctggatttaaagatttgcatatttgaaatgtacacaaaaagtacttcatctttcatgtagatatcataggctaattgtatctatatcttcgggtaatcccgtgcgaatgtgactagcgaaactagaatcgaatctgtaaattgctctctgttttatactctgttgattgtgtttattgaatgaacatgtaagcttctggaatatgaattttaacatgatatgtgacttattgttagtttatgtcaatctctgaaaccttatgcattgggcacaatagagccatactttttgtaaattctgatttgagctgaaaaactgaatgttcaaatttcatgaataaactgtacaaattggctaaatcaAAATTGCTCGATTCTTGATATGTGTTAGTataacttgtccttgaaccatggccactggtcttgtatcaatttcatgtccctaactccggttatagccaaaacgaaatcagtgcgcggtcagaaactgacttggcaaaccataaatgtatcccttctgattcctgacttttaattatcgtatgagatcctggccagactttttggaatcaattttgagtatacttatgatctggagttttccatgtttgcgtgaattttgtactatgagataatatgctaagtttgctacatgtacatgaactttgtgcacaacgataaactgaaattgtgaaattgaccatgtatgacataaaacgtgttgtttgacttaggtttgacatgttgaccaacatttgacatgaacctactgatgttgactttggttgactactttgaccaagtttgactttcggtttgacttcggttgactttgtttgacttgcatgaattagttgattgtatgttgacttctactttgaaacgcgtcaattcgagcaataaaacaacttatactatgaaaccacacttgtttaagacatatttattgaccaacctaaatacatatacttaggttgcattactcggctgtaaaccgtacaagtaaattgtccacttttcaatccgagctttattcaaaggtgagtctacagtcccgctttttacatgttttcagggatgagaatacacgctgttatacttacattatcaaattctttttgtattgacacgagtactatatctgcatattgagtttgtacacaaagcctctagcttgaatactttaaataccatcggtgtaggcacaatttagatggacggatccgttaggttgacaacctcacccgctataaaaattgtggtgcatttattttgaacataatacattcgtacaagtgtataacatttttatgaggtaaaggcgagtatagtggattctatactcgggtcattgctagtattcaggtgctcatagactatgcaaacgtttcgcaacttggagttgtacttgtaaaatctcgtggtcaagtaacttaaactattttctgataactgtttttagatactatacaacgttatttaaaaattgtggtttacgaacaaatgaaataaaacttgacatggtattgtctacgaatatttgaaacttgacatagtattgtctacaaatgattgaaacttgacatggtagtgtcaacaaacttttgaaatgggacacagagttgtctacaaacttttaacattgaaccttggtggtcttccactaataaccgttttcgaaatatatttcttaaacatactgtattgtttacctaaaacctgtagattcactcaacattgttgttgatccgttttgcgtgttttattctcaggtattaattgctttcgctgtagaatattgctatcacgtagaagtcaagccaagcactgggaccagagttaacattccgttaaagggatttttgacggggtgttacacatggggactagtggacttgcgtagttgctttagaagacgtgcttttggattgattaggattgggtagcatatccccaatcaccatgctcggtctttattttgtgttaaaatcatgtggtcgaaaacttgtattttgtacgaaagtcgtaaaacggccgatgtgggcccggtgtcgtaaaactcgttttattattggaacgtgttagttttatctattataatgtgttgtgaaaatcgGTTCGCCTAAAAGTGTCGAGAATTGGGAGATCTTTAATCGGAAATTGAAAATTTTGGACAGCAAGCTGTGAGGCCATGTGCGCACCGCACACATatggggctgcgcgccgcgcaccccttctgtataatttttttttctttgttgCACATTCGGTTGGATAATGAGTTGGGTCGTTACACAACCGATGGGGGGAAGATTCATAACGAAATCATGAAGATATCTTGGTTGCATTCTATGCCTCTGAGGTCTATCCAAGTTACTTTGGACTGAATTGTCAACAATTTCTTCATTATTAATCTTTTGATCAGTGGTATCACCTTGTGAGCTGTTATCACTTTGTGCGATGTTATCACATTATGGGTTGTCATCACCTTGTGGGCTGTTATTACCTTGTTTTTGGCCCAAATTGTCATCATGGACCAAGGGTTCAACATTGCCAAATGGATCACCTTTATGCTAGAAGGAAGGGGTTGATTCATGTACAAGAGGTAAAGTCTTACATGGAAACATGTTCTCAACAAACCTTACATCACGTGTGACTACAAGTTTCTTGTCCTTAAGATCATAAATTATATAACCATTAAAACCTTGTGGGTACCCTAAAAAAAATTCCCGATCTCCCCTAAATTCAAACTTATCTCCGCCAGTTATGGTGTTTCTATAATAGACGAGACAACCGAAAATTTTCATACAATCGTAGTCGAGTTTTTGTTCAAATACAATCTCATAGGGAGTTTTATTCTTGATTACCATAGAAGGTAATCGATTAATGATGAAGGTGGATGTCAGAATGCACTCTCCCTAAAATTTCTTTGGAAAATTAGCCTCAAACATAAGGGCTCTAGCGATTTCAAGGCGATGTCTATGCTTTCGCTCCACAACCCCGTTTTGTTGTGGTGTGTGTGTGGACAAGAAGTCTCAAGCAATATCCCATTATCATTATAGAATTTTTGCATCTCATTAGAGGTGAATTCACCACCATTGTCACTACGTACTCTTTTAATAGTTTTTTCAAATTGTGTTTTAATCACGTTGAGAAATTTCATTAAACAACTATTTGCCTCATGTTTGGTCTTTAAGAGATACAACCAAACGGTTCTACTAAAACACGATACTTTCTTCAAATTTCACAAtgaattacttcaaaacattcattcgATTTAATACTACTACTTGAAAACGGAAGTCTCGTGTGTTTTGCTTTAGAACAAGAATCACAACTTTTATTAAACAAACTATTGTTAAGAAAATCAATATGAGTAAGTTTATCACTAGAAGCATGTCCTAATCTCTTATGCCAAATGTCGATGGTGGTAGTCATATCTTTCTTCTTACTTCCAATGTATAAACCTTCTTTGCACTCACCCGCAACAATCAAGTTCCTCATGTATAGTTTCTGCATGACACAAAAATCAGGAAAAAATGTTAAAGCACATTTGAGATCTTTGCTAAACCGACTAACAGACAAAAGGTTACACATGAATTCAGGACTATGTAGAACTGCTTTATTTTGGTTCCTCTAGACAAAGAACATTCTCCCATCCCTTTGACAGGTATAGAATCCCCATTAGGGATGATAACCGGTGTCTCAGGGTGATTTGTAATTTTATTTTCGAGAATGTCactattgtgtgtgtgtgttcagtgGATCCATAGTCAATGacccaatcatcatcatcatcattacctcTTACGTTCATGTAGGCTTTTGGAGTATTAGCTTCCTTACCAGACGTTTCTGCATTCGAAAAGTGCTTGCAAAGTGTCATATTGCTCCTTTGTTAATCCCGGGATGGGTGAATGGTTTTTAGATTCTGCAAAGGCAACTTTCGGTTTCGCTTCTTCTTTTTTCTTGTTTCCTGGCCACCATTCAGGATAACCAATTCGTTTAAAACACCGATCTCGTGTATGACCTTTTTTTCCACAATGAGTGTAACTTTCCGTGGTTTCAATCTTCTTAGTGTACTTTGAAAAAGAACTATCACGTTTCTGTTGTCTATTTCCTTCTCGTCTCATATGTGATGAAGCCTTAAAAGCAGCAACCTCGTCACCTGATCTCTTATCAGTGGAAATAGCCCTTTGTCGCTCATCTTCCGCAACCAGATGATAAGCATTCCTAAGGTTTAAAACGGGATTCATAGCAAGAATTTGTGTTATTATTACGCTGAATTGAGAGTCAAGTCCCATGAAAAATTCATATAAGCGTTCCTTATCCTTGATTGTACAAAGTCCACATGTGCACTTGGGTACGGATAACATGGAGTCTATTTCGTCCCAAAGGGCACGTAGTTTGGTGTAGTAAACTGAGACAGTGGATCCATCTTGATGGGTCAACGAAAGTTTCTGCTTTAACTCATACGCTCTTGGTGCACTCTCCTTCCCAAACCATTCTTTTAAATCACTCCAAATTTCAGAAGCTGCGTTGGCATACTTAACACTTGTTTTAATATCCTTTTCCATTGCAGTGATTAGCCACCCCTTTACCATCACATCACATCGCATCCAAAGCATGTATGTGGATGATCCCTGATCTGGTTTCTTTATTGACCCGTCGATGAACCCACTTTGTTTTTGGCAAAGAGAAAATTCAACATCTCTTGGGACTATATAGTTGTTATCAATGAGGGTTTCATTGACGTGCATTTGTTGTGGGTGATCAGAAGCATGTATGTAAAATGGAGAATTAACGTCTGGTGCGTTCTCTATTTTTGTTACTCCAAAGGATTCTTCATCACCAGCCATGGCAACGTTTGGGGTTTTTAGGTTTTTGGGGTTTTAAGTATGAACCGCTCTTGATATCATATAAATTTTTAATATGGATCGAAATCATAAACTTTCATTAATAAACGATGTGTATTTATATACACAATATAGGAGCAATTCGATAAATAGAAGGATCCTAAACTTGGTCCACAAGTTTAGGATTTAATATGGAAACAAATAAAATacgaaaaatatatacatatatatatatatatgtatatatatatatatatatatgtatatgtatatatatatatatatatatatatgtatatatatatatatatatatatatatatatatatatatatatagtggtaggatcaagagggaagtaaccaatcggggggaagtaaaaacttttttttttcgttttttgaaaaaaccttgttcacgaacattatagatgggatgaaaatatgaacatttagtagagacactttgtgataaatgtttttattttggcaggaaaacgctcgaagaagtaatatataacaattctcgtatttttcgagcgtatgttgaggttttagttattggggtttagatataagagtctagatattagggtttatagggtttagatattagggtttagaaatttagggtttagggtttagatttagggtttagatttaggatttagattgagtttttaacacgaacggtttagagtttagggtttagggtttagggtttggtgttttgggtttatggaataaacccaaaacaccaaaccctaaaccctaaactctaaatcgggctaaattttacttcacaaaacatgaaaaaaaaaacgttcatattcttcacgaacaatattatcttgaatgttatttttgtcgatcgttttctcgcctaaataataacattcatcaagaagtgtctcttctaaatattcatatttttgtgtgatcttgatgccgggaaaaaaaattcaaaaaaaattcaaaaaaaaaaatttgcttccccgcgcttccccccgattggttacttccccattgatcctgcccctatatatatatatatatatatatatatatatatatatatatatatatatatatatatatatatatatatatatatatatatatatatatatatatagtggtaggatcaagagagaagtaaccattcgggggaaagcggggggaagcaattttttttttcgttttttgaaaaaactttgttcacgaacattatagatgagatgaaaatatgaacatttagtagagacactttgtgataaatatttttattttggcggaaaaacgctcgaagaagtaataaataacaattatcgtgtttttcgagcgtattttaaggttttagctattggggtttagatattagggtttatagtgtttagatattagggtttagaaatttagggtttagggtttagatttagggtttagatttaggatttagattgagtttttaacacgaacgatttagagtttagggtttagggtttagggtttggtgttttgggccaaaccctaaaccctaaaccctaaattctaaatcgggctaaattttacttcacaaaacatgaagaaaaaaaagttcatattcttcgcgaacaatattatcttgaatgttatttttgtcgatcgttttctcgcctaaataataacattcatcacgaagtgtctcttctaaatgttcatattttcgtgtgatcttgatgtagtaaaaaaaaaatggaaaaaaaacaaaaattttgcttcccccgcttccccccgattggctacttccccattgatcctgccccaatatatatatatatatatatatatatatatatatatatatatatatatatatataaatattcaattcgAAATTTCACAATCGCTACTGTTGAATTAGTCCAAATTTGTAGTAAAAATCAATTTGAAAGGTAAACTTCGGCTACTTTTGGCTTCTTTCAAAAAAACCATAGTTTTTAAGAGTTACATAATTAATGGGTCATATGCATATACAAATGCAATGTTAGTGGAGTGGTTAGGTACTAAGATTTGGTTCCTGGTGGTGTTCGCTTCAATACATGAAaggcttttttttttcttttaaatagtGGCGCACTGCAACGCGCGGCTAACCTACCTgaatgttggaaataaatatgaatTCCAATACTATGTAACGCTTACGTTTATTCATGTATCCACAGTATGCCTGGTAAACGGGCCAGGTTgagtcggtttgggtaacgggttaaaatgattttgggttgaaatgggtcataggtcaaactgGTCAATTTTTTAAACAGGTCTAAATGGGTCAAGTTGGgttggtttgggtaacgggtcgaaaCGGGTCACAGGTCAATTTGGTCAAATGGGTAAAACGGGTTACATCGTTTTTTACATTTATtgcattattttagttattattatttattatatatgcataagaaatattatatatagataatGATATAACCATGTATGTTTTCATAAATTTTTTACGGATGTAACTTTTTatgctcgacccatttgacccattcacaaaactCACCATTAGACCTATTTCTATTTATTGATCTTTGAGTATTGATACCCATTAGATACATTTCTTTATTTTTTGTATAGGACTCAATAGGTTGGAAAAAAAtgcatttggatttttttttttaagtttgatTTACAATGCTAAGTCTAATTTTTCTCAAAATCCAATTGATCCGAAAGCTTGATCCAATTGATCCAAATTTGAGATTATGGGCCTCATAATTCATGGATCTTTccttgaacttttttttttttttttttttaaaaaaaaaaaaaagttattttcCACTACATGATTAACGTTAGATTTGGATCTATTCTCCTTTTTACTCGTAAGCACATCAATGTTGACTTATAAGTAGGGATCATGGCCGGTCCTGAGAATTTGAGTGCCCTGAACGAAGCAGAAAAAAGGCTCCCTGACGAATAATCGAATAATTGTTTAGGAGTCATCCCTAATCATATTCACCAAATCAATAACCATACAACTTAGCTCAACGACCGCTTTAACATAGCAATttcttaaaaattatttttatacatccaaGTTCCAATGGGGCATCAGAAGAACAATACTTTAACTCGTTGTTTATTACATTATCATCAAAAATAAACAAAAATTGCTAATTTACTTCTTGTACACGAACTGTAGTTATGATTCTAAACTACAATTATTTATTGCTAATTTAATTAATTCAAACAATAATAGCTAGCTAACAATTATGATAACTAAAACAAAATAATGCATAATAAACATAAACATACCTATGCACGGAGAATACTAAATAAAAGTTAAACAATGTGATAAGGAGATTTATCCCACATCGTTGAGATACCAAACAAAAATATCCTATATGGCTATATATACAAAAGCCTTTGGTTGTAAACAGTAACAAAAGATACCAAATTGGGTTTATTCCtatgtactttttttttttttttttttttttttttttttttttttttggggttagcattattaattaatattaatttggTAATAATATTGGGCCCTAAAGCTCTACAAGATCAACGACTAAATAAGTCAGATAATTGGATTGGGCTTGTTTCTTGGTTTGGGCCCCTACTTACACTcgtacatggatgaaaagtttcatccgtgGATATATCCATTACCTCCCGAAATacatcatccatggatatatccattacctccggaaatacatatacaaacacataaatatagatatatgtttacatatttactattacaagctcATTTACCATTAACTTTATATTTTGTTTTCAAcactataatgaaataactataatatattactataaaacatatatatctgacaaaataaacttacatatttcatatttaatttatcATAATCTATATATTTTGTTTTCACcactataatgaaataactataatatattactataaaacatatatatctaac
The window above is part of the Rutidosis leptorrhynchoides isolate AG116_Rl617_1_P2 chromosome 1, CSIRO_AGI_Rlap_v1, whole genome shotgun sequence genome. Proteins encoded here:
- the LOC139843984 gene encoding uncharacterized protein, with the protein product MAGDEESFGVTKIENAPDVNSPFYIHASDHPQQMHVNETLIDNNYIVPRDVEFSLCQKQSGFIDGSIKKPDQGSSTYMLWMRCDVMVKGWLITAMEKDIKTSVKYANAASEIWSDLKEWFGKESAPRAYELKQKLSLTHQDGSTVSVYYTKLRALWDEIDSMLSVPKCTCGLCTIKDKERLYEFFMGLDSQFSVIITQILAMNPVLNLRNAYHLVAEDERQRAISTDKRSGDEVAAFKASSHMRREGNRQQKRDSSFSKYTKKIETTESYTHCGKKGHTRDRCFKRIGYPEWWPGNKKKEEAKPKVAFAESKNHSPIPGLTKEQYDTLQALFECRNVCRFSKDLKCALTFFPDFCVMQKLYMRNLIVAGECKEGLYIGSKKKDMTTTIDIWHKRLGHASSDKLTHIDFLNNSLFNKSCDSCSKAKHTRLPFSSSSIKSNECFEVIHCEI